In the genome of Pseudobdellovibrionaceae bacterium, one region contains:
- a CDS encoding YbaB/EbfC family nucleoid-associated protein yields the protein MKGFGGMQQLMKQANQLQNRMKKLQEEFATKEFSATSGGGAVEVIVSGNSLVKEVKINKDVFEAGDAEMLQDMIVSATNEALKTAKDEYQKASDKLTGGLSIPGM from the coding sequence ATGAAAGGTTTCGGTGGAATGCAGCAGCTTATGAAACAGGCTAATCAACTGCAAAATCGCATGAAGAAGCTACAAGAGGAATTTGCGACTAAAGAATTTTCGGCCACGTCAGGCGGCGGAGCTGTTGAAGTGATTGTCAGTGGCAATAGTCTGGTCAAAGAAGTTAAGATCAACAAAGATGTTTTTGAAGCAGGTGATGCAGAGATGCTTCAAGACATGATTGTCAGCGCCACGAATGAAGCCTTAAAAACCGCTAAAGATGAATATCAAAAGGCATCTGATAAACTGACTGGTGGCTTAAGCATTCCAGGAATGTAG
- the dnaX gene encoding DNA polymerase III subunit gamma/tau — protein MSYQVIALKWRPQNFQNMIGQKHISQTLQNALKSGRLPQAILFTGPRGTGKTSTARILAKSLRCSHLKDFVPCGTCSDCVDISAGRSLDVIEIDGASNNGVDSIRELRDSVSFRPSSGDKKVYIIDEVHMLSISAFNALLKTLEEPPDHVVFILATTEVHKIPKTILSRCHRFDFRKISIQDMAEYLERICTEEGVSFEKEALWSIARQGQGSVRDSLSFLDQVITYSNKNLTYDNVRESLGLTDRRLLTQILESVVGGSTDTVMGALESIFSSGTDINIVAEDVLEEFKNLLIVKTSKAAKNYVDLPEAEIEILTKLAQNISEAHIHLLFDMMLKLTQDLYRTQDQKTVLEVGVLKLCLYRQVVDVDKMFSSPTGQALGAPSVSGVSSPMSTAVASVTEGGTASGKVTYRQEAALKLKVETKRIALASQPQSSAPSGSPHASKKPARPKTTSVSRVFANTEMTEMPRQHEAYAPKGHIGSAVEVTKGVQTIMPQATEEQKKWNGFVEKIQRLNVKVGEVLKNCHYLLSEDSIEISAPEKLTFIQEDIAKAEFQKLVSNYVRTFLGPSYQFKIIADSELIAKQQGQVVPTQPKESSVTVSTLAKETAELKRKQEEAIRRQVEESEVVQNLKKTFKNVEIISVKEYES, from the coding sequence GCAAAACTTCCAAAATATGATAGGGCAAAAGCATATCAGCCAGACCCTACAAAATGCTCTGAAGTCAGGGCGTTTACCGCAGGCTATTCTTTTTACGGGACCTCGCGGAACGGGCAAAACCTCGACAGCTAGGATTTTGGCGAAGTCTTTGCGATGTTCTCACCTCAAGGATTTTGTTCCTTGTGGCACGTGCAGTGACTGTGTGGACATTTCTGCGGGTCGAAGTTTGGATGTGATCGAAATTGACGGAGCCAGTAACAATGGTGTGGATTCCATTCGTGAACTGCGTGACTCAGTCAGCTTTCGCCCCTCTTCTGGGGATAAAAAAGTTTACATCATCGACGAAGTGCACATGCTGTCTATCAGTGCCTTTAATGCCTTACTTAAAACTTTAGAAGAGCCACCAGATCATGTGGTTTTTATCTTAGCGACAACAGAGGTTCACAAAATCCCAAAGACCATTCTGTCGCGCTGTCATCGTTTTGATTTTCGTAAGATCTCCATTCAAGACATGGCAGAATATTTAGAAAGAATTTGCACCGAAGAGGGAGTGAGTTTTGAAAAAGAAGCTCTTTGGTCGATTGCTCGTCAAGGACAGGGGTCTGTGCGTGACAGTCTGAGCTTTTTAGATCAGGTCATCACTTACTCCAATAAGAATCTCACCTATGACAATGTCAGAGAGTCTTTGGGGCTTACGGACCGACGTTTGTTGACTCAGATTTTAGAGAGTGTAGTGGGTGGCTCGACAGACACAGTGATGGGCGCTTTGGAGAGCATTTTCAGTTCAGGTACGGATATCAATATCGTAGCCGAAGATGTATTAGAAGAATTTAAAAACTTATTGATTGTGAAGACATCAAAGGCTGCAAAAAATTATGTGGACCTGCCCGAAGCGGAAATAGAAATTCTGACTAAGTTGGCTCAAAACATTTCAGAGGCGCACATTCATTTGTTGTTTGATATGATGTTAAAGCTGACTCAAGACTTGTACCGTACTCAAGACCAAAAGACGGTCTTAGAGGTGGGTGTACTGAAACTGTGTTTATATAGACAAGTCGTTGATGTAGATAAAATGTTTTCAAGTCCCACGGGGCAGGCTTTAGGTGCGCCATCGGTATCAGGTGTGTCGTCACCTATGTCGACAGCGGTAGCCTCTGTCACTGAGGGTGGAACAGCATCAGGCAAGGTGACTTACCGTCAAGAGGCAGCGTTGAAGCTTAAAGTTGAGACTAAAAGAATCGCTTTAGCCTCTCAACCGCAGTCATCTGCACCCTCAGGATCTCCTCACGCTTCAAAAAAGCCCGCAAGGCCCAAAACGACATCTGTATCAAGAGTATTTGCAAATACTGAAATGACGGAGATGCCCAGACAGCACGAGGCTTACGCTCCAAAAGGACACATAGGTTCGGCTGTGGAAGTGACTAAAGGTGTGCAAACCATCATGCCTCAGGCGACAGAAGAGCAGAAGAAATGGAATGGCTTTGTTGAAAAGATTCAAAGATTGAATGTCAAAGTGGGGGAAGTTCTTAAGAACTGTCACTACCTTTTGTCTGAAGATTCCATCGAAATTTCTGCACCAGAAAAATTAACATTTATTCAAGAGGATATTGCAAAGGCTGAATTTCAAAAACTAGTCAGCAATTATGTGCGCACCTTCTTGGGTCCAAGTTATCAGTTTAAAATCATCGCCGACAGTGAATTGATAGCAAAGCAACAAGGACAGGTTGTGCCAACCCAACCGAAAGAGTCATCTGTTACGGTGAGTACATTGGCTAAAGAGACCGCTGAGTTAAAGCGCAAACAGGAAGAGGCCATTCGACGTCAAGTGGAAGAGAGTGAAGTGGTCCAAAATCTAAAAAAGACATTTAAGAATGTAGAAATCATATCAGTGAAGGAGTATGAATCATGA